In Clostridia bacterium, a single window of DNA contains:
- a CDS encoding extracellular solute-binding protein, with protein sequence MRRTILTGLVATALLTIVVSVGYPLQLEAAAGGRPTLTIMYPAPRALPPANDPIKAELESRLGITLRVTNPPLEAYLEKINIQIASRDMPDMFICPWQNDWRQFADEGAIIPLDRYLPEFANLAEIPKADWDKVTYKGKVYAVPVGGFRNFAGLFIRKDWLDKLGLPIPKTTDEMYRTLKAFTENDPDGNGRRDTYGLTGRATGVDGMCFQWLFGAHGSMFSSMRSIYALAGNGTGVANMNLSSANAEALKWLNRLHVEGILDPEWVANTADRIFTKITQGRIGCIQTAWNLPYILDTRYKLKEVDPEAHWIEIAPPAGPGGARSLGKEQGLVSVIMVSSNCKDPRIPLKFLDYTASDEGRKLVNYGIEKKHYNYVNGELVFTEEGTQDWVSHYAMLKIGFDSDFWRSKYGAYGKILENLALNMPVTADVADGVVTEASKKYDADLVAYVNEMYCRFITGEEPMSNWGKLVETARKRYHAYEIRDSIAQELRRTGVVK encoded by the coding sequence TTGAGGAGGACCATACTTACTGGGCTAGTAGCCACGGCTCTACTGACTATCGTGGTGTCTGTTGGGTACCCTTTGCAGCTTGAGGCTGCGGCAGGCGGACGGCCAACGCTCACCATTATGTACCCGGCCCCGCGGGCTCTCCCTCCGGCGAATGATCCAATCAAAGCTGAACTCGAGTCCAGGCTGGGGATCACTCTCCGGGTCACCAACCCTCCGCTGGAGGCTTATCTGGAGAAGATTAACATCCAGATAGCATCAAGGGACATGCCCGACATGTTCATCTGTCCGTGGCAGAACGATTGGAGACAGTTCGCCGATGAAGGGGCGATCATTCCGCTTGATCGGTATCTGCCCGAATTCGCCAATCTGGCTGAGATCCCCAAGGCCGATTGGGACAAGGTAACCTACAAAGGCAAGGTATACGCCGTGCCTGTGGGCGGCTTCCGGAACTTCGCGGGGCTGTTCATAAGGAAGGATTGGCTGGACAAGCTGGGGTTACCCATTCCAAAGACCACAGACGAGATGTACAGGACCCTGAAGGCATTCACCGAGAACGACCCAGATGGAAACGGTCGCCGCGATACCTACGGACTCACCGGACGGGCCACCGGAGTGGACGGCATGTGTTTCCAGTGGCTGTTCGGAGCTCACGGTTCGATGTTCTCGTCGATGCGCAGCATATATGCACTTGCCGGCAATGGAACCGGGGTTGCGAACATGAACCTCAGTTCAGCCAATGCAGAGGCGCTCAAGTGGCTCAATCGTCTCCACGTCGAGGGGATACTCGATCCGGAATGGGTCGCGAACACGGCGGACCGGATATTCACGAAGATAACTCAAGGAAGGATAGGTTGCATACAAACCGCCTGGAATCTGCCGTATATCCTGGATACGCGATATAAGCTGAAGGAAGTGGATCCGGAGGCCCACTGGATAGAGATCGCCCCGCCGGCCGGGCCCGGGGGAGCGCGCTCTCTAGGCAAGGAGCAGGGTTTGGTATCCGTGATCATGGTCTCTTCGAACTGCAAGGACCCTCGCATCCCTTTGAAGTTCCTCGACTACACCGCAAGCGACGAGGGCAGGAAACTTGTCAACTACGGAATAGAGAAGAAGCACTACAACTACGTCAACGGAGAACTTGTCTTTACCGAAGAAGGGACGCAGGACTGGGTTTCGCACTACGCAATGCTCAAGATCGGATTCGACTCTGACTTCTGGAGGTCGAAATACGGCGCATATGGAAAGATCCTCGAGAACCTCGCGCTCAACATGCCCGTGACTGCAGATGTCGCAGATGGTGTGGTGACCGAAGCGAGCAAGAAGTACGATGCCGATCTCGTGGCGTACGTGAATGAGATGTACTGCAGATTCATCACGGGTGAAGAGCCTATGTCGAACTGGGGTAAACTCGTCGAGACAGCCCGCAAGAGGTATCACGCCTATGAGATTCGCGACTCAATCGCCCAAGAGCTGAGGAGAACCGGCGTGGTCAAGTAG